CGCTCTCACATCGGCGAAGTCGAGGTTGATGAGGCCTTCCTTGACCATCAGGTCGGTGATGCAAGCCACGCCCGAGTAGAGCACCTGGTCGGCCATCGCGAAGGCGTCGGCAAACGTGGTCTTCTCGTTGGCAACCCGGAACAGGTTCTGGTTCGGGATGATCAGCAGCGTGTCGACGACCTTGTGCAGCTCGTTGATGCCGGCTTCGGCGGTGCGCATGCGGCGGCCGCCCTCGAAGTGGAACGGCTTGGTCACGACGCCGACGGTGAGGATGCCCATGTCGCGTGCGGTCTTGGCGATGACGGGAGCAGCGCCGGTGCCGGTGCCGCCGCCCATGCCGGCGGTGACGAACACCATATTGGCGCCCGAGAGATGATCCCGCAGCTCGTCGATGACTTCTTCCGCGGCAGCAGCGCCGACGTTCGGCTGCGAGCCGGCGCCGAGGCCCTGCGTCACCGCGGTACCCATCTGCACGATGCGCTGCGCCTTCGACATCGTCAGCGCCTGCGCGTCGGTATTGGCGACCACGAAGTCGACGCCCTGGAGGCCCGCCGTGATCATGTTGTTGACGGCGTTGCCGCCGGCGCCGCCGACGCCGAACACGGTGATGCGGGGCTTCAACTCGTGAATATCAGGAACGTTGATGCTGATGGTCATGTTTGCCTCTCGATCACGCGCGCGTGGGGTTCGCCCCGGCCTGCGGCCGCGGGAGTTGGTGAAAATCGACATTTGCGGAAAGCGGTCATCAAAAGCCCTCGCGTAGCCATCGTCCGACCTTTCCGAAATAACCGCCCGTTCCTGTCCTGACCTGCTGCCGCGTATGCCGCGGTTCGACATGTTCGTGGTGAACATATTGCGGGTAGACGAGAAGCCCGGCCGGCACCGCAAACGCGGCGTTCTTCGCCTCGTTGGGCAGCCGGCCAAAACCGAGCGGACGTCCGACCCGCACGGGCCGGCCGAGAATCTGGGTTCCGAGCTCGACGAGGCCGGTGAGCTGCGAGGCGCCGCCGGAGAGCACGACACGGCCCTTGGGCTCTGCCGCGAAGGGCGAATCCTTCAGCTTGTCCCGAACCATTTCGAAGACTTCCTCGGCACGATGCTTGACGATGGTGGCGATGGTGGCGCGCGAAACGATCTGCGGCAGATCCTGGTCGTCACCGGCTGTCGGTACAGACATCAGCTCACGCGAGTCCGATCCGCCGGTGATGACGGTGCCGTATAACGTCTTGATTCGCTCGGCATCGGCAATGGTCGCCGAGAGTCCGCGCGCGAGATCCATCGTGATGTGTTGCCCGCCGACCGCAAATCCGGCCGCGTGCACGAAGCGGCCGCCGGAATAGACCGCGATGGTGGTGGTGCCCGCGCCCATCTCGACCACGGCGGCGCCGAGATCGGCCTCGTCGTCGGTCAGCACCGACAGGCCGGCCACATAGGGGCTCGCCGCCATGGCTTCGACGTTGAGATGGCAGCGTTCTACCGCCAGCATCAGGTTCCGCGCCACGGTGGCGTCGCAGGTGACGACGTTCATGTCGACACCGAATTGATGGGCGACCATGCCGCGGGGATCGCGGATGCCCTTGACGCCATCGAGCGTGTAGCCGACCGGCAGCGCATGCAGCACGGTGCGGCCCTCGCCGGTGGCGTGGCGCATGCCGGTGGAGGTGACGCGGCTGACATCGGCCGGCGTCACCGCGCCGCCGCGGATATCGGCCGCGGCTTCGACAAGCTGGCCCGCGAGCCGGCCGCCGGAGACCGACAGCAAAACGGATTCGACGCGTACTTTGGCCATTTTCTCGGCAAGCCCGACGGCCTGGCGCACCGCCTGCTCGCATTCGGCGAGATCGACCACCGCACCGGCCTTCATGCCGCGCGACTGGATCTGGCTGTAACCGATCAGTTCCACCGCGTGGGTCCGGCCGCCCAGGGCCTCGCTCGGCGCCGACGGCTTCAACCGCGCGATCATGCAGGCGATCTTGCTGGTGCCGATGTCGAGGCAGGCGACGAGGCCGCCACGCTTGTGCGGCATCGGGCGCGTCTTCGGCGTCTGGCTGCGATCAAGACCGGTCATGCGGCGTCCCCGGCCTTCTTTTTCTTCTTGTCCTTGAACAGATCCTCGCGCGCCTTGGCGGAGTCATCGGACAGCTGCACCACCAGACGGTCGGGCAGGCGCATGTCGATCGCGACGATGTCCTTCGAGAACAACCTGTCATCCTTGTCGAGCTTGGAGAGCGCGGCGAGTGCGTTGCCGACATCCTGCTCGGGCAGGCGGATATCGAGGCCGTCTTTCAGCCTCAGGTTCCAGCGCCGCTCACCGACATAGATCGCGGCTTTCGTCACCGCGTTCACCTGCGGATAGCGGGCGAGCAGCGCGAGAAAGTCGCGGGCCTGGGTGTCGGCGCCCTTGCCGACCACGAGCGGCAGCGACAGGAACCGGCGCGAGACATAGGGCTCGAGCAGCGCGCCGTCGTCGGCGATGACGGAGAGCCGGCCGGCCTCCTGCCACAGCGCAAATGCCTTGCGCTCGGTGATCTCGATCATGAGCTGGCCCGGATAGAGCTTCAGCACGGTCGCGTCCGCAATCCAGGGATTGGCCTTGAGCTTGTCGCGGACGCCGTCGGCATCGAGGAACAGCAGCGAGGAGCGGCCGCTGACGCCGCCGATCGCGAGGATCTCGTCCTGGCTGAGCTGCTTGCGGCCGTTGATCACGACCGAGGTGATGCGGAAGCCGGCCGAATTGGCCATGGCGTTGCGCGCGTCGCTGACCGCGGTGACGAAATCCTGGAGATGGCCGCCCTTGACGATGCCGAGGCCGCAGCTGCCGATCAGCAGCAGCACGGTCATGCTGATCCCGACCCGGCGCGGCAGATAGCGCTCGACCAGCGCGACCAGGCGCGGCGGCGGCTCGCGCTCGACGACGGCCTTGGCCTTGATCCTTTGCTTGGCGGCATCGCGCGTCTCATCGCGCTTGTCCTGTACCCACTCGCGCAGAAGCACGACCGCTCCGATAGCGGCCGCCTTCAGGTCAGCTTGGGGCCTCAGCGATCTCAAAAACGACCGGGAGAGGCTTCCTGCACTATCCATTGCACGAGCTCGTCAACAGTTTGCCCGCGACATCGCGCGGGTCCTGGCAAACATGACGTCTCGGACATGCCGGGCCGGGTAATGGTCTTCGGCTGAAGAAACCGCTCCCCTTCAAAGCGTTCGCCGGTCGGATACATCCGAAACAGCTCACGCGCCGGCAGCCAAAACGCCATATGCGCCGCCAGCGTTAACCTTCGGACTTCCTGGTAAACAAAAGGTAAAGTTCGTTAACGGGGAATGCTTTTTGCCCAACTCTGTGAGGCAGTTATGCCACGATATCCGGCATTTTACCGGTTTTGGGCACCAAACCGGCCGTTTTCGCCCTCTCAGCCGTTAACCAATCCTAACTATTTCCGCGCCCGTCGCGCCGCCAGCTCGATCAGGTCGCGGAGGAAGTCGGCGAACGCGATACCCTCGGCCTTCAGCGCCTTGGGGTAGAGCGAGGACTTGGTCAGCCCGGGCAGCGTGTTGGTTTCGAGATAGACCAGCCCCTTCTCCGAGACGATGAAGTCGGAACGGGAATAGCCGGCGCAGGACATCGCGCGATGCGCCAGCATCGCCTGGGTCTTGAGCGCGGCGGTGACCTCGGCCGTGAAGCGGCCCGGGCAGATCTCCTGGGTCGACTTCAAAAGATACTTTGCGGCGTAGTCGAAATTGCCCTCACCCGGAATGATCTCGATCGGCGGCAGCGCGATGATCGATCCGTCGGTGCGCTCCAGCACGCCGCAGGTCGCCTCGACGCCGGCGATGTAGGGCTCGATCACATACTCTTCGTGCTTGGCCGCATTGCGGACTGCGACAAGATCCTGCCTGGCGTTGACGAAGATCAGGCCATAGCTCGAGCCATCGCGCGCCGGCTTTGCGATCAGCCGTCCATATTCAGCGAAGGCATCATCGATATTCTCGAGCGCGATGCCCTCAGGCGGCGTCACGCCACCGAGCG
This portion of the Bradyrhizobium diazoefficiens genome encodes:
- the ftsA gene encoding cell division protein FtsA yields the protein MTGLDRSQTPKTRPMPHKRGGLVACLDIGTSKIACMIARLKPSAPSEALGGRTHAVELIGYSQIQSRGMKAGAVVDLAECEQAVRQAVGLAEKMAKVRVESVLLSVSGGRLAGQLVEAAADIRGGAVTPADVSRVTSTGMRHATGEGRTVLHALPVGYTLDGVKGIRDPRGMVAHQFGVDMNVVTCDATVARNLMLAVERCHLNVEAMAASPYVAGLSVLTDDEADLGAAVVEMGAGTTTIAVYSGGRFVHAAGFAVGGQHITMDLARGLSATIADAERIKTLYGTVITGGSDSRELMSVPTAGDDQDLPQIVSRATIATIVKHRAEEVFEMVRDKLKDSPFAAEPKGRVVLSGGASQLTGLVELGTQILGRPVRVGRPLGFGRLPNEAKNAAFAVPAGLLVYPQYVHHEHVEPRHTRQQVRTGTGGYFGKVGRWLREGF
- a CDS encoding cell division protein FtsQ/DivIB — encoded protein: MDSAGSLSRSFLRSLRPQADLKAAAIGAVVLLREWVQDKRDETRDAAKQRIKAKAVVEREPPPRLVALVERYLPRRVGISMTVLLLIGSCGLGIVKGGHLQDFVTAVSDARNAMANSAGFRITSVVINGRKQLSQDEILAIGGVSGRSSLLFLDADGVRDKLKANPWIADATVLKLYPGQLMIEITERKAFALWQEAGRLSVIADDGALLEPYVSRRFLSLPLVVGKGADTQARDFLALLARYPQVNAVTKAAIYVGERRWNLRLKDGLDIRLPEQDVGNALAALSKLDKDDRLFSKDIVAIDMRLPDRLVVQLSDDSAKAREDLFKDKKKKKAGDAA
- a CDS encoding D-alanine--D-alanine ligase family protein, translating into MRTTILFGGSNRERLVSVASAQALHQALPEADLWWWDVDDNVHVVQSRQLLEHSRPFEDEFKPGTSGIPLAQALDKAKAEDRVLVLSLHGGCAENGELQVMCEARGVPFTGSGSASSHLAFDKIAAKRFAALGGVTPPEGIALENIDDAFAEYGRLIAKPARDGSSYGLIFVNARQDLVAVRNAAKHEEYVIEPYIAGVEATCGVLERTDGSIIALPPIEIIPGEGNFDYAAKYLLKSTQEICPGRFTAEVTAALKTQAMLAHRAMSCAGYSRSDFIVSEKGLVYLETNTLPGLTKSSLYPKALKAEGIAFADFLRDLIELAARRARK